A region from the Desulfomarina profundi genome encodes:
- a CDS encoding DUF4492 domain-containing protein, whose protein sequence is MVREYPIKLFRFYRDGFRRMTVGKTLWKIIIIKLIIMFAVLKFFFFPNYLNTAFSTDQQRADHVIDQLTRPVAKY, encoded by the coding sequence ATGGTAAGGGAGTATCCAATAAAACTGTTCAGGTTTTATCGAGATGGGTTTCGCAGGATGACTGTGGGTAAAACCCTGTGGAAAATCATAATCATCAAACTGATAATTATGTTTGCCGTTTTAAAATTTTTTTTCTTTCCCAATTATCTCAATACTGCTTTTTCGACAGACCAACAAAGGGCCGACCATGTTATCGACCAACTGACACGGCCGGTAGCTAAATATTAA
- the ygeW gene encoding knotted carbamoyltransferase YgeW — protein sequence MQMEIKELVKQLAELESSKMYLDDFLLTWDRSDDEIAAVFKTAEILQNMRQNNISTRVFDSGLAVSLFRDNSTRTRFSFSSAANLLGLTVQDLDEEKSQIAHGETVRETANMVSFMADVIGIRDDMYIGKGNTYMREVAGAVSQGHSAAILEQRPTLVNLQCDIDHPTQSMADALHLIRFFGGKENLKGKKIAMTWAYSPSYGKPLSVPQGIIGLMTRFGMDVVLAHPEGYSVMPEVEDVARRNAEVGGGRFTKTDSMAEAFAGADVVYPKSWAPFSAMEKRTELYADNDMEGIRSLEKELLMRNAEFMEWECTESLMGLTKGKNGLYMHCLPADISGVSCERGEVSASVFDRYRDQLYMEASFKPYVIAAMIFLARFSNPSEKLLQLLERDSKRVF from the coding sequence ATGCAGATGGAGATTAAAGAACTCGTTAAACAACTTGCAGAATTGGAATCTTCCAAAATGTATCTGGATGATTTTCTGCTCACATGGGATCGCAGTGATGATGAAATTGCTGCAGTTTTCAAGACCGCAGAAATTTTGCAGAATATGCGGCAGAATAATATATCCACAAGGGTTTTTGACAGTGGCCTGGCTGTGTCCCTTTTCCGTGACAATTCCACCAGAACCCGTTTTTCTTTCTCCAGTGCAGCCAATCTCCTGGGATTGACTGTGCAGGACCTGGACGAGGAAAAATCCCAGATCGCCCATGGAGAGACTGTCCGTGAAACCGCGAACATGGTTTCCTTTATGGCTGACGTCATCGGTATCCGTGATGATATGTATATAGGTAAAGGGAATACTTATATGAGAGAGGTCGCCGGGGCGGTAAGCCAGGGACACAGTGCGGCCATCCTGGAACAAAGGCCCACTCTGGTCAACCTCCAGTGCGATATTGATCATCCGACCCAATCCATGGCAGATGCTCTGCATCTGATCCGTTTTTTTGGCGGCAAGGAAAACCTCAAGGGAAAGAAAATAGCAATGACGTGGGCCTATTCCCCTTCCTACGGTAAGCCTCTTTCAGTTCCCCAGGGGATTATCGGCCTTATGACCAGATTTGGTATGGATGTTGTTCTGGCCCACCCTGAAGGCTACTCTGTTATGCCGGAAGTGGAGGATGTTGCACGGCGAAATGCAGAGGTCGGGGGCGGTCGTTTTACTAAGACCGATTCAATGGCCGAGGCGTTTGCTGGTGCGGATGTCGTTTACCCCAAGAGCTGGGCGCCGTTCAGTGCCATGGAAAAACGTACGGAGCTCTATGCCGACAATGATATGGAAGGTATCAGATCCCTGGAAAAAGAACTCCTCATGCGCAATGCAGAGTTTATGGAATGGGAATGTACCGAGAGCCTTATGGGCCTGACTAAGGGAAAAAATGGTCTCTATATGCACTGTCTGCCTGCTGATATTTCCGGTGTCAGCTGTGAACGTGGTGAAGTGTCAGCTTCTGTATTTGACCGCTATCGGGATCAATTATATATGGAAGCGAGTTTTAAGCCATATGTTATTGCGGCAATGATATTTTTAGCAAGATTCTCCAATCCGTCAGAAAAATTGTTACAACTTCTGGAGCGCGACAGCAAACGTGTTTTCTGA
- a CDS encoding pyridoxal-phosphate dependent enzyme produces MIDLTVHEKILEKNITYCREKGITLPTFAMMKNPELVPDNIREKLKETELWAVHPSNLYRITWKNEPRDSGGLFGGVNHFVLPPELTGCRATIIMLAGRWFPTGAHKVGATYGCLAPALVTGQFDPRKTKAVWPSTGNYCRGGAYISALLACNAVAILPEEMSRERFEWLKSIAGEIIATPGCESNVKEIFDKCWELRKSGEDLRIFNQFDEMGNPLWHYVVTGSSIEEIIEPYISAGKHFAGYVSSSGSGGTLGAGYYLKQKFPRSKIVAAEALQCPTLLYNGFGAHRIEGIGDKHVPWVHDCRETDFVIGVDDEVPMRLLRLFNEPEGRVALIAAGVQESLAENLDLLGISGIGNMVAAIKFAKYNELTEKDMVVSIATDSMQLYESRLKELENERGIYTDFQAQKDLELISAITMDHTEELSYYGRKTLHNLKYYTWVEQQGRTVEELNDQWYDHDNYWYSMFNQVDAIDELITDFNSRVGLL; encoded by the coding sequence GTGATTGACTTAACCGTTCATGAAAAGATTCTCGAAAAGAATATCACCTATTGCCGGGAAAAGGGAATCACCCTGCCCACGTTTGCAATGATGAAAAACCCGGAGCTGGTTCCTGATAACATACGGGAAAAATTAAAGGAAACAGAATTGTGGGCTGTTCATCCCTCCAATCTTTACAGGATTACCTGGAAAAATGAACCACGGGATTCCGGTGGTCTTTTCGGGGGTGTCAATCATTTTGTTCTTCCCCCTGAATTGACAGGGTGCAGGGCTACAATCATCATGCTGGCCGGGCGGTGGTTTCCCACCGGTGCTCATAAGGTCGGTGCTACCTATGGCTGTCTGGCTCCGGCCCTTGTGACTGGACAGTTTGATCCCCGGAAAACAAAGGCGGTCTGGCCGTCAACCGGGAATTATTGTCGGGGAGGGGCATATATTTCTGCGCTTCTTGCCTGCAATGCTGTAGCAATCCTTCCGGAAGAGATGTCCAGGGAGAGGTTTGAATGGCTCAAGAGTATTGCTGGTGAGATTATCGCCACACCGGGTTGTGAGTCCAACGTCAAAGAGATATTTGATAAATGCTGGGAGCTGAGGAAGAGTGGGGAAGACCTACGGATTTTCAATCAGTTTGATGAGATGGGAAATCCCCTGTGGCATTATGTCGTCACGGGAAGCAGTATTGAAGAAATTATTGAGCCTTACATTTCGGCGGGAAAACACTTTGCCGGTTATGTTTCGTCATCAGGTTCCGGGGGAACCCTGGGGGCCGGATATTATCTTAAACAGAAATTTCCCCGTTCAAAAATAGTTGCCGCGGAGGCGCTTCAGTGTCCGACTCTGCTCTACAATGGTTTCGGTGCCCACAGGATCGAAGGGATCGGAGACAAGCATGTTCCCTGGGTCCATGATTGCCGCGAAACTGATTTCGTCATTGGAGTTGATGATGAAGTTCCCATGCGGTTGTTGCGCCTCTTCAATGAACCTGAAGGGAGAGTCGCATTGATTGCAGCCGGTGTCCAGGAATCCCTTGCGGAGAATCTTGACCTCCTTGGTATTTCCGGTATCGGCAATATGGTAGCCGCCATAAAATTTGCCAAATACAATGAATTGACGGAAAAGGATATGGTTGTTTCCATCGCCACCGATTCAATGCAATTGTATGAATCGCGCCTGAAAGAACTTGAAAATGAGCGTGGTATTTATACGGATTTTCAGGCCCAGAAGGATCTTGAACTTATTTCCGCAATTACCATGGATCATACGGAAGAGCTTTCCTATTATGGAAGAAAAACACTGCATAATCTCAAGTATTATACATGGGTGGAACAACAGGGTCGAACTGTGGAGGAACTGAATGACCAATGGTACGACCATGATAATTACTGGTATTCCATGTTCAACCAGGTGGATGCCATTGATGAATTGATCACCGACTTTAACAGCAGGGTCGGCCTGCTGTAG
- a CDS encoding threonine synthase has product MEFNYRCSVCNATYDIVPEIMVCPDCSAQQRKDQPLNGILEVELHGSIEPGFKISDLLCVESQYFPAIPVGNTPLWKPVNIRKRTGFRNLFIKDDSSNPTSSFKDRASFLVSASACKFGIHDITLASTGNAGSSMAGVGAAAGQNVTLFLPEAAPAAKLVQALQYGAKVYRVSGNYDLAYEMSLEFSRIKGGINRNTAYNPLTIEGKKTVSLELFKQLGKAPDVLFVSVGDGCILAGVYKGFRDLRKMGLISSIPKIIGVQARTSDALSRAFHTGIFENRPTSTVADSICVDVPRNGIHALDLLNRFDGEMMTVSDQEILSAQAALAGSTGLFTEPAGAASYAGFLQRAHGLDPDKTVVILTTGNGLKDSVSAALAVEVPEKTIHSVEEIL; this is encoded by the coding sequence ATGGAGTTCAATTATCGCTGCAGCGTCTGTAATGCGACGTATGATATTGTACCGGAGATAATGGTCTGTCCGGACTGTTCTGCTCAACAGCGGAAGGATCAGCCATTAAATGGTATCCTTGAGGTGGAGTTGCATGGGAGTATTGAACCTGGTTTTAAAATTTCTGATCTGCTTTGTGTGGAATCCCAATATTTTCCAGCCATACCCGTAGGGAATACTCCACTGTGGAAACCTGTAAATATACGCAAAAGAACGGGATTCAGGAATCTGTTTATAAAAGATGACAGTTCAAATCCCACCTCTTCCTTCAAGGACAGGGCTTCCTTTCTGGTTTCCGCTTCTGCCTGTAAATTCGGTATTCACGATATCACCCTGGCCTCGACAGGCAATGCTGGTTCATCCATGGCCGGTGTGGGAGCTGCCGCGGGGCAAAACGTAACTCTGTTTCTGCCGGAAGCGGCGCCCGCAGCCAAACTGGTGCAGGCTCTGCAATACGGTGCAAAGGTATACCGGGTCAGTGGTAATTACGATTTGGCCTATGAAATGTCTCTGGAATTTTCAAGGATAAAAGGTGGTATTAACCGGAATACTGCCTATAATCCACTTACCATTGAAGGAAAAAAAACAGTTTCCCTGGAACTGTTCAAACAGTTGGGAAAAGCTCCTGACGTCCTCTTTGTGTCAGTTGGAGATGGGTGTATTCTGGCGGGTGTTTACAAAGGGTTTCGTGACCTGCGGAAGATGGGGTTGATTTCTTCAATTCCCAAAATTATCGGTGTACAGGCCAGGACCTCCGATGCCCTCAGCAGAGCTTTTCATACCGGAATATTTGAAAATCGGCCCACATCAACGGTTGCGGATTCCATCTGCGTTGATGTTCCCCGTAATGGAATTCATGCACTTGATCTTCTTAACCGGTTTGATGGAGAGATGATGACAGTTTCAGATCAGGAAATCCTCTCGGCCCAGGCAGCTCTCGCCGGTTCCACCGGCCTTTTTACTGAACCTGCAGGTGCTGCATCCTATGCCGGGTTTCTGCAACGCGCACATGGATTGGACCCGGATAAAACAGTTGTTATTCTGACAACCGGAAACGGATTGAAAGACAGTGTATCTGCCGCTTTGGCCGTTGAAGTTCCTGAAAAAACCATACATTCAGTTGAAGAGATACTTTAA
- a CDS encoding TRAP transporter substrate-binding protein: MRAVKVLSVIFMAVLFSIVTVAGSALAAKTIKLHHLNKDDPFDNPTGAMATVFKSLVEAGTNGSVLVKTFPSGQLGKDKDALQQVKAGVIESGIHSVGGFASVYPLIGILDIPFAFPNISKTYEVFDGPFGKKLAADIEKRTGLHVLGFGDSGGFFQLTNSKHPIHSPADMAGLKIRTMGLDTHKAIITAMGGQPAAISWSEVYTALQTGVADGQMNPIPIIAFAKFQEVQKYLTLSGHLFAPYVWTMNSKFWNSLTDNEKEVVSYAAKSAIVAGRGMGRVIEASDRGLKELSKTMEVNTLTAAEKETFKKAAVPAVKKLIVEKFGADGEELLNAFLKAVQ; this comes from the coding sequence ATGAGAGCTGTTAAAGTATTATCCGTTATTTTCATGGCAGTCCTGTTTTCAATCGTGACAGTTGCGGGTTCAGCCCTGGCGGCTAAAACCATCAAACTGCACCATCTCAACAAGGATGATCCGTTTGACAACCCCACCGGTGCCATGGCCACCGTGTTCAAAAGCCTTGTGGAAGCAGGAACTAATGGATCTGTGTTGGTAAAAACCTTTCCAAGCGGTCAGTTGGGCAAGGATAAGGATGCCCTGCAGCAGGTCAAGGCCGGTGTTATTGAGTCGGGTATTCACTCAGTGGGCGGCTTTGCCTCTGTCTATCCCCTGATCGGTATCCTGGATATTCCTTTTGCATTTCCCAATATCAGCAAAACCTATGAAGTGTTTGATGGTCCATTTGGCAAAAAACTGGCAGCAGACATTGAGAAGAGAACCGGCCTGCATGTCCTGGGCTTTGGTGATTCCGGCGGTTTTTTTCAACTGACCAACTCGAAGCACCCCATTCATTCTCCAGCCGATATGGCCGGTCTGAAAATAAGGACCATGGGGCTTGATACCCATAAGGCGATAATTACAGCCATGGGTGGGCAGCCGGCAGCCATTTCCTGGTCGGAAGTTTATACTGCCCTGCAGACCGGTGTAGCGGATGGTCAGATGAATCCCATTCCAATCATCGCCTTTGCCAAATTTCAGGAAGTTCAGAAATACCTGACCCTCAGCGGACATCTTTTTGCACCATATGTCTGGACCATGAACAGTAAGTTCTGGAACAGCCTGACGGACAATGAAAAAGAAGTGGTCAGTTATGCGGCAAAATCGGCGATTGTGGCAGGACGGGGTATGGGACGTGTTATTGAGGCTTCAGACAGGGGTCTGAAAGAGCTTTCAAAGACAATGGAGGTCAACACTCTAACCGCTGCAGAAAAAGAGACCTTTAAAAAGGCTGCTGTGCCCGCAGTCAAGAAACTGATCGTTGAAAAATTTGGTGCTGATGGTGAGGAACTGCTGAATGCGTTTCTGAAAGCTGTTCAATAG
- a CDS encoding TRAP transporter small permease, whose translation MAEKKRTLLDRAAHRLNWVVERICALLVAGMVLVIWFGVVERYFLHMGYTWTEELSRYIMIWAALLAVSCGAFYREHIGLDIVSRFLPPAGVRGLKISLDLVSFSFFLFLTWYGIGMARDGLGQYATIFNITMVVPFAAVPVSAALTAFQIFAAMFRRTEPSIPGIVQTQ comes from the coding sequence ATGGCAGAAAAGAAACGAACCCTCCTTGATAGAGCGGCTCATCGGTTGAACTGGGTGGTTGAACGAATTTGCGCTCTTCTGGTGGCGGGTATGGTTCTGGTGATCTGGTTCGGGGTTGTTGAGAGGTATTTTCTGCATATGGGATATACCTGGACCGAAGAACTCTCCAGATATATTATGATCTGGGCCGCACTCCTGGCTGTTTCATGCGGTGCTTTTTACCGGGAACATATCGGCCTTGACATTGTCAGTCGTTTTCTGCCTCCGGCCGGGGTTCGAGGGTTGAAAATTTCTCTTGATCTGGTCAGCTTTTCCTTCTTTCTCTTTCTCACCTGGTACGGTATCGGCATGGCCAGAGACGGGCTGGGGCAATACGCCACCATTTTTAATATAACCATGGTAGTTCCCTTTGCTGCGGTACCTGTATCTGCTGCCCTGACCGCGTTTCAGATTTTTGCAGCCATGTTCCGCCGCACTGAACCATCCATTCCGGGTATTGTTCAGACTCAATAG
- a CDS encoding carbamate kinase, whose product MKRRMVLAVGGNGLIKNGEHREIDDQLAAVQEIAGFIADIMQLGFAVTVTHGNGPQVGYIFRRSELAFEAGELHFVPLKNCVADTQGAIGYQLQESLHNTFHQRGMVEQPVAMVTMVEVDGNDPSFQNPTKPIGVFYPKQKVDSLLRKHSDWHIVYQKGRGYRRVVPSPRPIRIVEMEALKTMMDSGFVVIAAGGGGIPVDRDGDGNLVGVNCVVDKDLTAALMAIELKADLLVISTQVESVYLDFDSPQRKALQRLTVAEAYGRIGQGHFGPGTMLPKIEAALKFISHGGKEVIITSPENLVAAVQGKKGTRIVP is encoded by the coding sequence ATGAAACGACGTATGGTCCTGGCCGTTGGCGGTAATGGTCTGATCAAGAATGGTGAGCACCGGGAGATTGATGACCAGCTGGCGGCAGTTCAGGAAATAGCAGGTTTCATAGCCGACATCATGCAACTCGGCTTTGCTGTCACTGTTACCCATGGTAATGGACCCCAGGTTGGTTATATCTTCAGGCGCTCCGAGCTTGCCTTTGAGGCCGGGGAACTCCATTTTGTTCCCTTGAAAAACTGTGTTGCCGACACCCAGGGGGCTATTGGTTATCAGCTGCAGGAATCACTGCACAATACTTTTCACCAGCGGGGCATGGTGGAACAACCGGTGGCCATGGTTACCATGGTTGAAGTAGATGGCAACGACCCGTCATTTCAAAATCCCACCAAGCCCATCGGGGTTTTTTATCCGAAACAGAAGGTGGATTCCCTTCTGAGGAAACATTCTGACTGGCATATTGTATATCAGAAAGGCAGGGGATACCGGCGGGTGGTTCCTTCTCCCAGGCCCATCAGAATTGTGGAAATGGAAGCTCTCAAGACCATGATGGATAGTGGATTTGTGGTTATTGCGGCAGGGGGTGGCGGTATTCCAGTGGATCGGGACGGAGATGGTAACCTTGTGGGAGTTAACTGCGTGGTGGATAAGGATCTGACAGCGGCCCTTATGGCGATTGAGCTCAAAGCTGATCTGCTCGTTATTTCCACACAGGTTGAGAGTGTTTATCTGGATTTTGACAGCCCTCAACGCAAGGCGTTGCAACGATTGACGGTTGCCGAGGCTTATGGGCGGATTGGTCAGGGACATTTCGGTCCGGGTACCATGTTGCCAAAAATAGAAGCAGCACTCAAATTTATCAGCCATGGGGGAAAGGAAGTAATTATTACCAGTCCGGAAAACCTGGTGGCCGCAGTCCAGGGAAAAAAAGGGACCAGAATTGTTCCCTGA